One genomic window of Bombus fervidus isolate BK054 chromosome 14, iyBomFerv1, whole genome shotgun sequence includes the following:
- the LOC139994292 gene encoding putative methyltransferase C9orf114 homolog: MPPVIPTSKTWKETNRLYKEQRKKWKEERLAKRLKKEETKKELQNEVAKPVERHFEKKDISTLSIAVPGSILDNAQSPELRTYLAGQIARAACIYKINEIVVFDDKGEITESEKKKIRNDELLGERRVGCLQLARILQYLECPQYLRKYFFPIHKDLQYAGVLNPLDAPHHLRQQDISLYREGVVTNKPVKSGKGSHVNVGLLNDVSVDKVLTDGLRVTVKIPKDQPNPKKIKGLIVPPDVPRSDTGIYWGYTVRLANNLTEVLTQCPYKNGYDLTIGTSDKGNSIDDVESKSIKYHHALIIFGGLCGLETAVDNDPNLNVDDASLVFDHYLNTCPQQGSRTIRTEEAILITLAELRAKLLPKVPLSPNPQFNSFTNM; this comes from the coding sequence atgccACCAGTAATTCCTACATCGAAAACTTGGAAGGAAACCAATCGTTTATACAAAGAACAACGAAAGAAATGGAAGGAAGAGAGGTTAGCAAAAAGGcttaagaaagaagaaactaaAAAAGAATTACAGAACGAAGTGGCTAAACCCGTTGAAAGGCATTTTGAAAAAAAGGACATTTCGACTTTGAGTATCGCAGTTCCTGGTTCAATTTTAGACAATGCTCAGTCACCAGAATTGCGAACATATTTGGCAGGACAAATAGCACGTGCCgcatgtatttataaaataaacgaaatcgTCGTTTTTGACGATAAAGGAGAGATAACTGAaagtgaaaagaagaaaataagaaatgacGAATTATTAGGTGAAAGACGAGTTGGATGTTTGCAATTAGCTAGAATATTGCAGTATCTTGAATGTCCACAATATTTAAGGAAGTATTTCTTTCCGATTCATAAAGATTTGCAGTATGCTGGAGTATTAAATCCTTTGGATGCTCCACACCACTTACGTCAGCAAGATATATCTTTGTATAGAGAAGGAGTAGTTACAAATAAGCCAGTTAAATCTGGCAAAGGTTCTCATGTTAATGTAGGATTATTAAATGATGTTTCTGTGGATAAAGTATTAACGGATGGATTAAGGGTTACAGTGAAGATACCCAAAGACCAACCAAAtccaaaaaaaataaaaggccTCATTGTTCCACCTGATGTTCCCAGATCAGATACTGGAATATATTGGGGATATACTGTGAGATTAGCTAATAATCTTACAGAGGTGTTAACTCAATGTCCTTATAAGAATGGATACGATTTGACCATCGGTACTTCAGATAAAGGAAATTCTATTGATGATGTGGAAtcaaaaagtattaaatatcatCATGCTTTAATCATATTTGGAGGATTGTGTGGATTGGAAACAGCAGTAGACAATGACCCTAATTTGAATGTGGATGATGCTTCTTTGGTGTTTGATCACTACTTAAATACTTGTCCTCAACAAGGATCAAGAACTATTAGGACAGAAGAAGCTATTCTAATCACTTTAGCAGAATTAAGAGCAAAATTACTTCCTAAAGTCCCTTTATCGCCAAATCCTCAGTTTAACAGTTTTACAAATATGTGA
- the Taf13 gene encoding TATA-box binding protein associated factor 13 isoform X1: MATEEGFEQFEDEEAEIPIGGTLPGGRKRLFSKELRCMMYGFGDDQNPYTESVDLLEDLVIEFITEMTHRAMEIGRTGRVQVEDIVFLVRKDPRKYARVKDLLTMNEELKKARKAFDEVKYAGTVSQ; encoded by the exons ATGGCCACGGAAGAAGGTTTCGAACAG TTCGAAGATGAAGAGGCAGAAATTCCGATTGGCGGGACTTTACCCGGTGGTAGGAAACGATTATTTTCgaaagaattacggtgtatGATGTATGGTTTTGGCGATGATCAAAATCCTTATACAGAAAGTGTAGATCTGTTAGAAGATCTtgttattgaatttattaccGAAATGACACATAGAGCTATGGAAATTGGTCGTACCGGTCGTGTGCAAGTAGAGGATATCGTATTTTTAg ttaGGAAAGACCCAAGGAAATATGCAAGAGTTAAAGATCTCCTAACAATGAATGAAGAATTAAAGAAAGCTAGAAAAGCATTCGATGAAGTTAAATATGCAGGTACTGTTAGTcagtaa
- the Impl2 gene encoding ecdysone-inducible gene L2 isoform X1, translating into MSFGNRAFLVRHVVGLPSEGYAAKMRSCSILINLVCVITVSYTVSGHPFSFLPRHAVERAAERKGINRQMIEHNSNFLTPLSEYGTRTESKPVEPWTKITQNPVNGIETIVGSKVELECKASGSPPPEILWFTGSGSNEQLTEYVKASTHSLYDPSEEWKGVARINSKLVIECVTPDDAGLIYCASVSAREVKISTPTVLLVNNEGGASNCSSESDPVITLYSPTLVATIGATVVLPCRASGKPTPQITWVDNYNIPLSLSTNLRHRVLDNGDLIIEELLWEDMGGYTCQAKSENRQQVISTFLYPLRPEKEVARTVN; encoded by the exons ATGTCATTCGGAAACCGTGCATTCCTCGTGCGACACGTTGTCGGTCTACCATCAGAAGGATACGCGGCCAAG ATGCGATCTTGTTCAATACTGATTAATCTCGTTTGCGTTATCACCGTATCGTATACGGTTTCGGGACACCCTTTTTCATTCCTGCCACGGCATGCTGTTGAACGAGCTGCCGAACGTAAAGGCATAAACAGGCAAATGATAGAGCACAATTCCAATTTCCTAACACCATTGTCGGAATATGGGACACGAACTGAATCGAAG CCTGTAGAGCCATGGACTAAAATCACTCAGAATCCAGTAAACGGCATTGAGACCATTGTGGG AAGCAAGGTGGAATTGGAATGCAAAGCTAGCGGCAGTCCTCCACCAGAAATTCTCTGGTTTACAGGAAGCGGTAGTAACGAACAA CTGACCGAATATGTGAAAGCCAGTACGCATTCCTTGTACGATCCATCCGAAGAGTGGAAAGGAGTGGCCAGAATTAATTCGAAACTCGTGATAGAATGCGTTACTCCGGATGATGCTGGATTGATCTACTGTGCGTCGGTTTCTGCGAGAGAGGTGAAGATCTCCACTCCTACGGTGCTGCTGGTTAACA ACGAAGGTGGTGCCAGTAACTGCAGTTCTGAAAGCGACCCAGTAATTACTCTTTACTCGCCTACTCTGGTAGCCACTATTGGAGCAACAGTTGTGTTACCTTGCAGAGCAAGTGGAAAACCAACACCACAAATCACTTGGGTGGATAACTACAATATACCTCTAAGTCTGTCAACTAACTTGCGACACAGAGTATTGGACAACGGTGACCTAATAATAGAAGAACTTTTATGGGAAGACATGGGTGGCTACACTTGCCAAGCCAAGTCTGAAAATCGTCAACAAGTCATCAGCACGTTCCTCTATCCTTTGCGT ccCGAAAAGGAAGTGGCTCGAACAGTCAACTAa
- the Rpe gene encoding ribulose-phosphate 3-epimerase has protein sequence MAKKLTAKIGPSILNADLSQLSEESQKLINNGADYLHLDVMDGHFVPNLTFGHPLVKCLRNKVTDVFFETHMMVSDPNLWIEPMADAGVNQYTFHVEAVNNVPLLCRKVREVGMKVGVALKPQTPVNVVAEYVELADMVLIMTVEPGFGGQKFMEPMMKKVSWLRKNYPTLDIEVDGGVGPETIDTCAKAGANMIVSGTAIIGSSDQAKVIKTLRDSVNCALQNN, from the exons atggcaaaaaaaTTGACTGCAAAGATTGGACCTTCGATTCTAAACGCTGATTTGTCACAACTTTCAGAGGAAtcacaaaaattaattaataatggtgctgattatttacatttagatGTTATGGATGGACATTTTGTACCTAACCTTACTTTTGGTCACCCATTAGTAAAGTGTCTTCGAAATAAAGTAACAGATGTCTTTTTTGAAACGCATATGATGGTTTCTGATCCCAACCTG TGGATAGAGCCAATGGCTGATGCTGGTGTCAACCAATATACGTTTCATGTTGAAGCAGTAAACAATGTTCCACTACTTTGCAGAAAAGTAAGAGAAGTAGGAATGAAA GTTGGGGTAGCACTTAAACCACAGACTCCAGTAAATGTAGTTGCAGAATATGTTGAATTAGCAGATATGGTATTAATTATGACTGTAGAACCAGGCTTTGGTGGTCAAAAATTTATGGAGCCAATGATGAAAAAGGTATCATGGCTTAGGAAAAATTATCCTACATTGGACATAGAAGTTGATGGGGGTGTTGGACCAGAAACTATTGATACATGTGCAAAG gCTGGTGCAAACATGATTGTTTCTGGAACAGCTATCATAGGTTCTTCTGATCAAGCCAAAGTTATCAAAACTCTAAGAGACTCAGTAAATTGTGCAttgcaaaataattga
- the Impl2 gene encoding ecdysone-inducible gene L2 isoform X3: MRSCSILINLVCVITVSYTVSGHPFSFLPRHAVERAAERKGINRQMIEHNSNFLTPLSEYGTRTESKPVEPWTKITQNPVNGIETIVGSKVELECKASGSPPPEILWFTGSGSNEQLTEYVKASTHSLYDPSEEWKGVARINSKLVIECVTPDDAGLIYCASVSAREVKISTPTVLLVNNEGGASNCSSESDPVITLYSPTLVATIGATVVLPCRASGKPTPQITWVDNYNIPLSLSTNLRHRVLDNGDLIIEELLWEDMGGYTCQAKSENRQQVISTFLYPLRPEKEVARTVN, encoded by the exons ATGCGATCTTGTTCAATACTGATTAATCTCGTTTGCGTTATCACCGTATCGTATACGGTTTCGGGACACCCTTTTTCATTCCTGCCACGGCATGCTGTTGAACGAGCTGCCGAACGTAAAGGCATAAACAGGCAAATGATAGAGCACAATTCCAATTTCCTAACACCATTGTCGGAATATGGGACACGAACTGAATCGAAG CCTGTAGAGCCATGGACTAAAATCACTCAGAATCCAGTAAACGGCATTGAGACCATTGTGGG AAGCAAGGTGGAATTGGAATGCAAAGCTAGCGGCAGTCCTCCACCAGAAATTCTCTGGTTTACAGGAAGCGGTAGTAACGAACAA CTGACCGAATATGTGAAAGCCAGTACGCATTCCTTGTACGATCCATCCGAAGAGTGGAAAGGAGTGGCCAGAATTAATTCGAAACTCGTGATAGAATGCGTTACTCCGGATGATGCTGGATTGATCTACTGTGCGTCGGTTTCTGCGAGAGAGGTGAAGATCTCCACTCCTACGGTGCTGCTGGTTAACA ACGAAGGTGGTGCCAGTAACTGCAGTTCTGAAAGCGACCCAGTAATTACTCTTTACTCGCCTACTCTGGTAGCCACTATTGGAGCAACAGTTGTGTTACCTTGCAGAGCAAGTGGAAAACCAACACCACAAATCACTTGGGTGGATAACTACAATATACCTCTAAGTCTGTCAACTAACTTGCGACACAGAGTATTGGACAACGGTGACCTAATAATAGAAGAACTTTTATGGGAAGACATGGGTGGCTACACTTGCCAAGCCAAGTCTGAAAATCGTCAACAAGTCATCAGCACGTTCCTCTATCCTTTGCGT ccCGAAAAGGAAGTGGCTCGAACAGTCAACTAa
- the Ipp gene encoding inositol polyphosphate 1-phosphatase: MKDGSRLLSILLKASEKAANIARACRHNDALFKLLVQEKSEEEKNPRFFQDFKTLADVLIQETIKHDIGLEFPELAKVVQGEETNTFSNAMGESIVVEVCPTVEETTELLAKVMGSDIATAELLATEVHKDVQFLDIPMVVELPSDFDIDIYDLGIWIDPIDSTADYINGSEKVDEVTGVHMSGLRCVTVLIGVFLKSTGIPIVGVINQPFYTNVDLRWKGNCYWGFMEKDVGTCSIVKETTNKKIIVLSRVEDESVKSKLLGAGFTLVEAAGAGYKILSVALGQVDAYILSKGSTYKWDTCGPQALLRSLDGGIIEFQSFISNPDSDYMDVKYLPMSTNLSNSNGLIAYRNFEILQTLKSILCK, from the exons ATGAAAGACGGAAGCAGATTGTTGTCTATTCTTCTGAAAGCTTCAGAGAAAGCAGCAAATATTGCAAGAGCTTGCAGGCATAATGAtgctttatttaaattacttgtacaagaaaaatcagaggaagaaaagaatcCACGTTTCTTCCAAGATTTCAAAACCTTAGCAGATGTTCTTATTCAAGAAACGATCAAACATGACATAGGATTAGAG TTTCCAGAACTGGCTAAGGTAGTGCAAGGAGAGGAAACTAATACATTCAGCAATGCCATGGGTGAATCTATAGTGGTTGAAGTATGTCCGACTGTTGAAGAAACCACTGAACTATTAGCCAAAGTGATGGGTAGTGATATTGCAACTGCTGAATTATTAGCCACTGAAGTTCATAAGGATGTccaatttttagatattccAATGGTAGTAGAACTACCTTCTGATtttgatattgatatttatgatCTTGGTATATGGATAGATCCAATTG ATTCAACTGCtgattatataaatgggaGTGAAAAGGTGGATGAAGTCACTGGCGTACATATGAGTGGTTTACGATGTGTCACTGTCTTGATTGGAGTATTCTTGAAAAGCACAGGCATACCAATTGTGGGAGTAATTAATCAGCCTTTTTATACAAATGTGGATTTACG ATGGAAAGGCAATTGCTACTGGGGATTTATGGAAAAAGATGTTGGAACATGTTCTATAGTGAAAGAAACTAccaacaaaaaaataattgttttgaGTAGAGTTGAGGATGAAAGTGTGAAATCTAAACTTTTAGGTGCTGGTTTCACTTTAGTGGAAGCAGCTGGGGCtggttataaaatattaagcgTTGCCCTTGGGCAAGTTGATgcttatattttatctaaagGATCTACATATAAGTGGGATACTTGTGGCCCACAAGCTCTTCTACGTTCTTTAGATGGTGGTATTATTGAATTCCAAAGTTTTATAAGTAATCCTGATTCTGACTATATGGATGTGAAATATTTACCGATGTCTACCAATTTGTCGAATAGCAATGGTTTGATAGCATACcgaaactttgaaattttgcaaacATTAAAGtcaattttatgcaaataa
- the Impl2 gene encoding ecdysone-inducible gene L2 isoform X2: MMRSCSILINLVCVITVSYTVSGHPFSFLPRHAVERAAERKGINRQMIEHNSNFLTPLSEYGTRTESKPVEPWTKITQNPVNGIETIVGSKVELECKASGSPPPEILWFTGSGSNEQLTEYVKASTHSLYDPSEEWKGVARINSKLVIECVTPDDAGLIYCASVSAREVKISTPTVLLVNNEGGASNCSSESDPVITLYSPTLVATIGATVVLPCRASGKPTPQITWVDNYNIPLSLSTNLRHRVLDNGDLIIEELLWEDMGGYTCQAKSENRQQVISTFLYPLRPEKEVARTVN, from the exons ATGCGATCTTGTTCAATACTGATTAATCTCGTTTGCGTTATCACCGTATCGTATACGGTTTCGGGACACCCTTTTTCATTCCTGCCACGGCATGCTGTTGAACGAGCTGCCGAACGTAAAGGCATAAACAGGCAAATGATAGAGCACAATTCCAATTTCCTAACACCATTGTCGGAATATGGGACACGAACTGAATCGAAG CCTGTAGAGCCATGGACTAAAATCACTCAGAATCCAGTAAACGGCATTGAGACCATTGTGGG AAGCAAGGTGGAATTGGAATGCAAAGCTAGCGGCAGTCCTCCACCAGAAATTCTCTGGTTTACAGGAAGCGGTAGTAACGAACAA CTGACCGAATATGTGAAAGCCAGTACGCATTCCTTGTACGATCCATCCGAAGAGTGGAAAGGAGTGGCCAGAATTAATTCGAAACTCGTGATAGAATGCGTTACTCCGGATGATGCTGGATTGATCTACTGTGCGTCGGTTTCTGCGAGAGAGGTGAAGATCTCCACTCCTACGGTGCTGCTGGTTAACA ACGAAGGTGGTGCCAGTAACTGCAGTTCTGAAAGCGACCCAGTAATTACTCTTTACTCGCCTACTCTGGTAGCCACTATTGGAGCAACAGTTGTGTTACCTTGCAGAGCAAGTGGAAAACCAACACCACAAATCACTTGGGTGGATAACTACAATATACCTCTAAGTCTGTCAACTAACTTGCGACACAGAGTATTGGACAACGGTGACCTAATAATAGAAGAACTTTTATGGGAAGACATGGGTGGCTACACTTGCCAAGCCAAGTCTGAAAATCGTCAACAAGTCATCAGCACGTTCCTCTATCCTTTGCGT ccCGAAAAGGAAGTGGCTCGAACAGTCAACTAa
- the Taf13 gene encoding TATA-box binding protein associated factor 13 isoform X2, producing the protein MATEEGFEQFEDEEAEIPIGGTLPGGRKRLFSKELRCMMYGFGDDQNPYTESVDLLEDLVIEFITEMTHRAMEIGRTGRVQVEDIVFLVRKDPRKYARVKDLLTMNEELKKARKAFDEVKYAE; encoded by the exons ATGGCCACGGAAGAAGGTTTCGAACAG TTCGAAGATGAAGAGGCAGAAATTCCGATTGGCGGGACTTTACCCGGTGGTAGGAAACGATTATTTTCgaaagaattacggtgtatGATGTATGGTTTTGGCGATGATCAAAATCCTTATACAGAAAGTGTAGATCTGTTAGAAGATCTtgttattgaatttattaccGAAATGACACATAGAGCTATGGAAATTGGTCGTACCGGTCGTGTGCAAGTAGAGGATATCGTATTTTTAg ttaGGAAAGACCCAAGGAAATATGCAAGAGTTAAAGATCTCCTAACAATGAATGAAGAATTAAAGAAAGCTAGAAAAGCATTCGATGAAGTTAAATATGCAG AATAA
- the Ppox gene encoding protoporphyrinogen oxidase: MTAILGGGISGLSAAYYALENPKLAPSVILEVSNRVGGWIRSVKQPDGTIFETGPRVIRANSHDLLKLIEELKLSSKVIPIKAEHPAAKNRYIYADNVLHCLPNSLKGIITKNTLLNHSLIRLLWNDFKAAKVLKDDESIYNFIERRFGKDVSEKMVAPILCGICGGDIHQLSAKSFITDIFETEQKYGSVFMGLVQKKFSDILNKKEKKEVTLENTHETQKIVKSNNISSLLVQKAKRELWSTWGLEGGFEQLPQTLAENITKRGVNIKMKHNCEQIIFNEDCVELIVNGKVEKYSRIISSLPAKSLANLIQKQHPELSKELYSIPTVTIAVVNLQFSENVLPINAFGVLIPPKEEIPILGIIFDSCALPQNSKMTVLTVMMGGAWFEKYFGRCSSEEHLKTVAVKYANKLLCINEDPKACNVSILKDCIPQYIIGHAQRLTRIHDYISAHKIPLALCGSSYHGVGVSHVILSAKEAVSSINQCMI; the protein is encoded by the exons ATGACAGCTATACTAGGTGGTGGTATATCAGGTTTATCAGCTGCATATTATGCTCTTGAAAATCCAAAACTGGCTCCATCAGTTATATTAGAAGTTTCAAATCGTGTAGGTGGTTGGATACGTTCTGTAAAACAACCTGATGGAACAATCTTTGAAACAGGTCCACGAGTTATTAGAGCTAACTCACatgatttattgaaattaatagaaGAATTGAAATTATCATCTAAAGTCATTCCCATTAAAGCTGAACATCCTGCTGCTAAAAATCGATATATTTATGCAGACAACGTATTGCATTGTTTACCTAATTCCCTAAAAGgaattataacaaaaaatacGCTGTTAAATCATTCTTTAATTAGGCTTCTGTGGAATGATTTTAAAGCAGCAAAAGTTCTTAAAGATGATGAAagcatatataattttatagaaagaaGATTTGGCAAAGATGTATCTGAAAAGATGGTTGCACCAATATTATGTGGAATTTGTGGTGGTGACATACATCAATTAAGTGCAAAATCTTTTATAACAGATATATTTGAAACTGAACAAAAATATGGTTCTGTATTTATGGGTCTTGTACAGAAAAAATTTTcagatatattaaataaaaaagaaaaaaaagaagttacaTTGGAAAACACACATGAGACtcaaaaaatagtaaaatcaaataatatatCTTCGCTTTTAGTACAGAAAGCTAAAAGAGAATTATGGAGTACATGGGGACTAGAAGGAGGTTTCGAACAATTGCCTCAAACACTGGCTGAAAATATTACTAAACGTGGagtgaatataaaaatgaaacataactgtgaacaaataatatttaatgaagaTTGTGtagaattaattgtaaatggaaaagttgaaaaatattctcgtaTTATATCAAGTTTACCTGCTAAAAGTTTAGCTAATTTAATTCAAAAGCAACACCCAGAACTGTCTAAAGAATTATATAGTATACCTACAGTAACAATAGCTGTAGTTAATCTCCAGTTTTCTGAAAATGTTTTACCAATAAATGCCTTTGGGGTTCTCATTCCACcaaaagaagaaattccaATTTTGGGTATAATATTTGATTCATGTGCCCTTCCTCAAAATTCCAAAATGAca GTACTGACAGTAATGATGGGTGGGGCATGGTTTGAAAAATACTTTGGTAGATGCTCATCTGAAGAACATTTAAAAACGGTAGCAGTTAAATATGCAAACAAACTTTTATGCATTAATGAAGATCCCAAGGCATGTAATGTTTCCATTCTGAAAGATTGTATTCCACAATATATAATAGGTCACGCACAACGCTTAACTCGCATCCACGATTACATCTCCGCGCATAAAATACCTTTAGCGTTGTGTGGCTCTTCGTATCACGGTGTAGGAGTCTCTCATGTTATTCTGTCAGCAAAAGAAGCTGTTTCTAGTATCAATCAGTGTATGATATAg